The genome window GAGGAAGACACGCTGCTGCGGGTCCAGCAGCAGCGCTTCGGCGGGGGAGTAGCCGAAGAAGGCGGCGTCGAACCATTCCGCTTCGGGAACGATGCCGTAGGCGGGTACGGCCCGACCGTCACCGGCCTCGGGGAAACGGGTGATCAGGTCACGGCCCGTCAGGAGGTGCTCCCAGAACTCCGCGGTGTCCGCGGTGCCGGGATAACGTCCGGCCATGCCAATGACCGCGACTGCGGCGCTGCCGTCGCCGAGGTCGTCCGTGAAGCTCATGATGGCCCTTCTGCCAGGGGTGGGGGAAAGGGACGCGGGTGATCAGCCGGCGGACCGGCCGGTCGCCTGCCGCAGGCGCCGGGGGCGCATATCGGTCCAGACAGCCTCGATGTACTCCAGGCAGTCCTCCCGGGCCCCCTGCTTCGGCTCCCCCACCCAGCCCGGCGGCAGCGGTGTGCCGGCGGGCCAGATCGAGTACTGGCCCTCGTTGTTGCGTACGACGACGAACTCTTCGGAGGTCTCGAAGGGCATGGTCGTTCCCTGCCTTTCCTGGTGGGTCGCTCAGGCCATCGGTGGGGTGGGGTGGGGTGGGGTCGTGCGGGGGTTCCGGGTGGGGGTTCCGGGTGGGGCTTGTCCCGGGGCAGCCGCCCGACGGCTCAGGGAGATCGGCCGCCCCGGACGCGGGCCTGTGTGGCGCCGCACCGAACGGGGCGCAGACCGGCCCCGCTGGGCCTTTCCGGTCACGGCACCAGCACCGGCCCTGACCGCGGCGGAGGCCGCGTGGACGCGGACCGCGCCGGCCGGGAAGCTCGCCGAGGCCGTCCCGAGCCTGCCCGTCAAGGGTTCCGGCCCCGGCGCCCCTTGCGTCGCCGCGCGACTCCGTGCCGATTTCCGGACCTGCCACGACCGCATACGCGTGGGGGGCGAGCGGCACAAGCAGGCCCTGGTCCCGTGACGGACGGTGCCACCAGGCCGTACCACCGGTCGCAGCGGTGGCTCGACAACAACATGGGGAATCTCCTTGCTCGTTACTCGGGCGAGGTGTCGTGGGCCGAGCGGGCCGCCGTACGCGCTTCCCGGCGCCGCTGGATGGTCCGGGCGCGCGCCACACGGTCCTGGCCCGCCCGTGGCACGGGGGAGGGGGATCCGGACTGCCCGGTTCCGGACAGGTGCGCGCTGAGTGCGGTGATGGTCGGGTGCTCGTAGAACGCGACCATCGGCAGGTCCCGGTCGAGCCGTCGTTCCAGCCGTGCGTGGACGGCGGCGAGTGCCAGGGACTGGCCGCCGACATCGAAGAAGTTGTCTCGGACGGTGACGCGGTCGTTCTTGAGCACGTCCCGCCACAGTCCGAGGAGCACGTCTTCCAGTTCCAGTCGCGGCGTCGGGGGGACGGCGTGAGGTGCCGGGGAATCGGTCGTAGCTGTCGGGGGTACGGCGTCGGACGTGCGCGGTACGGCCGAGGCCGGCGGGAGGGCCGCGTCGGGTGCCGTCCGGTCGGGGAGTGTCCCGGCCAGTGCCGCACCGGGCGCGGCCGTCAGTGTGGCCAGCGCGTCGCGGTACCGCTCGGCGAGCCGGCGCGCCCAGTCGGGGTCGACGGTCCGCGGGTCGTAGGTCAGGGAGATCTGGTGTCCCTCGTCGGCGCCGGGGTCGACCGCCATGCCGAGGGCGAACTTGGCGGTCGTCGGTGTCAGGGTGACCGGTTCCGCCACCAGCCCGGTGAGCACGGGCGGGGCCGGGGGCGCCGCCGGGGCGGCGAAGACCGTCTGGACCAGTGGGGTGCTCCCCACCTCGCGGGCCGGGCGGACGGCCTCGACGATCGCCTCGAAGGGCACCTGGTCGTGGGCGAAGGCGTCCCAGGCGGACTCGCGGACCTGGGCGACCAGCTCGGTGAAGCTGTGTGCCTGGCCGACGTCCACCCGGATGGGCACCGTATCGACGAACAAGCCGATCAGATCGTGCAGGTCGTGGCGCGGCCGACCGGCGACCTGGGTGCCGACCAGCAGACTGCTCATCCCCGTGTGCCGGGCGAGCACCAGGGCGTAGCCGGCGAGCAGTACGAGGAACGGGGTGGCCGACATGCTCCGGGCGAGCGCCGAGACCGCCGCCGTGGTCGTCCGCGGCAACGCCAACACCACCTGCGCGCCCCGCTCCGTCGCGCTGTCCTCCCCGGCCTCGCGGTGCGGCAGACAGAGGGAGACGGGCGCGCCGTCGAGGCGCTCGCGCCACCAGTCGAGGTGCCGGTCGAGCCGCCCGTCCGCGAGCCGAAGGCGCTGCCGACGGGCGTGGTCGGTGTACCGCACGGCGGGCCCGGACAACCCGGTGACCGCCTCTCCCGTCTCTCCCGTCTCTCCCGTCTCTCCCGTCTCTCCCGTCTCTCCCGGATTCCTCGGCTCGTAATAGTGCTCCAGTTCCCGGAACAGTACGTCGGTCGACCATCCGTCGAAGACCGCGTGGTGGAAACAGAAGCACAGCAGATGTTCTTCCGCTGTGATGCGCACCAGTCGCAGCCGCAGCAGCGGCCCCTTCTCCAGGTCGAAGGGAAGCGCCGCCCATTCCGTCACACTCGCCTGAGCGAAGGTCTGGCGCTCACCGGCAGGAACCGACGTCAGGTCGATGAATTCCAGGGGAATGAAGGAGATTTCTGATACATGCTGCAGAGGGACCCCTTCCGCGTTTGCGACAAAAGTCGTCCGGAGGGTGTCATGGCGTTCCACGATGCGTTGCACGGCGCTTCTCAGTGCTTCCGCGTGGACCTCACCAAAAAGCCGCAGCACCACATCGAAATTGTAAGCGGAGTCGCCCGGATGCAACCGGTCGAGGAACCACAGTTTCTGCTGGGCGAATGAGAGCTCGGTGTTCGCGTGCAATTCTGGCACGCCGCCTCCCGTTGTCGTGTGATTATGGACAGCATCCGACGGGCGCTCGCCGGGTGTCAAGGAATTCGGTATCCACCTTTTCTATACAATAGATAAAAGTGCCATTGCTAGCCTGGTCGCGTGACTCAAATTTCAGAGCAGAATCTTGCTTCGGGCGACACCGTCGACCCTGTTCTCCAGGCCATCTGGGCCGAAGCGCTGGGTCTCGTGGACATCGGTCCGAACGACGACTTTCTCCGGCTGGGCGGTCACTCACTGCTGGCCATGCGGATAGCCGCCGAGGTGAGCGAGACCTTCGGCATCGAACTGCCCATGACCGCGGTCTTCCGCTATCCGACCCTCGCCGAGTTCGAGGTCGCCGTGCAGAGCGTGGTGAGCGAATACTCGCACTCGCCCCGCTTCGACCGGGGGCAGGAGTGACGGCCGAGCGCGGGCCGCGGGCCGTGATCCACCGCCGCTTCGAGGCGCGGGCGGAGCGGTTCCCACGGGCCACCGCACTGGAGTCGGCCGACACCCGGATCACCTACGCGGAGGCCAACCGGC of Streptomyces phaeolivaceus contains these proteins:
- a CDS encoding acyl carrier protein, producing the protein MTQISEQNLASGDTVDPVLQAIWAEALGLVDIGPNDDFLRLGGHSLLAMRIAAEVSETFGIELPMTAVFRYPTLAEFEVAVQSVVSEYSHSPRFDRGQE
- a CDS encoding MbtH family protein, with the translated sequence MPFETSEEFVVVRNNEGQYSIWPAGTPLPPGWVGEPKQGAREDCLEYIEAVWTDMRPRRLRQATGRSAG
- a CDS encoding condensation domain-containing protein codes for the protein MPELHANTELSFAQQKLWFLDRLHPGDSAYNFDVVLRLFGEVHAEALRSAVQRIVERHDTLRTTFVANAEGVPLQHVSEISFIPLEFIDLTSVPAGERQTFAQASVTEWAALPFDLEKGPLLRLRLVRITAEEHLLCFCFHHAVFDGWSTDVLFRELEHYYEPRNPGETGETGETGETGETGEAVTGLSGPAVRYTDHARRQRLRLADGRLDRHLDWWRERLDGAPVSLCLPHREAGEDSATERGAQVVLALPRTTTAAVSALARSMSATPFLVLLAGYALVLARHTGMSSLLVGTQVAGRPRHDLHDLIGLFVDTVPIRVDVGQAHSFTELVAQVRESAWDAFAHDQVPFEAIVEAVRPAREVGSTPLVQTVFAAPAAPPAPPVLTGLVAEPVTLTPTTAKFALGMAVDPGADEGHQISLTYDPRTVDPDWARRLAERYRDALATLTAAPGAALAGTLPDRTAPDAALPPASAVPRTSDAVPPTATTDSPAPHAVPPTPRLELEDVLLGLWRDVLKNDRVTVRDNFFDVGGQSLALAAVHARLERRLDRDLPMVAFYEHPTITALSAHLSGTGQSGSPSPVPRAGQDRVARARTIQRRREARTAARSAHDTSPE